The Coffea eugenioides isolate CCC68of chromosome 8, Ceug_1.0, whole genome shotgun sequence genome has a segment encoding these proteins:
- the LOC113780223 gene encoding disease resistance protein RPM1-like, whose translation MGGLGKTTLVKRVHEDPEVRKHFPVRTWVTVSQTCDFQYLLKDLIRQLHEEGKKLVPQSIESMTTTELKKFVKDFFQQAGRYAIFFDDVWDVEFWNTIKFALPESSHGNRVMLTTRKADVASASYIESRGLVYRMEPLSIGDSWTLFCNKIFNALAI comes from the coding sequence ATGGGAGGACTTGGCAAAACTACTCTAGTGAAAAGAGTCCATGAGGATCCTGAAGTCAGAAAGCATTTCCCAGTTCGTACTTGGGTAACTGTCTCTCAAACATGTGACTTTCAGTACCTCTTGAAAGACTTGATTCGGCAGTTACACGAGGAAGGGAAGAAACTAGTCCCACAATCGATCGAATCTATGACTACTACTGAGCTGAAAAAATTTGTCAAAGATTTTTTTCAACAAGCTGGAAGGTATGCAATTTTTTTTGATGATGTATGGGACGTGGAATTTTGGAATACCATCAAATTTGCACTGCCTGAGAGTAGCCACGGCAACCGTGTCATGCTAACAACTCGAAAAGCTGATGTAGCCTCTGCCTCTTACATTGAATCTCGGGGTCTTGTCTACAGAATGGAGCCACTATCTATTGGGGATTCATGGACCCTGTTTTGCAACAAGATCTTTAATGCCCTAGCCATTTGA